From Amycolatopsis sp. cg9, one genomic window encodes:
- a CDS encoding LCP family protein, whose product MGLTGYAWAAMQGLVNGLNYANVISDGGGGDKPADGARDILLVGLDSRTDAQGNPLSREVLDELRAGDSDGELNTDSLIFVHIPNDGSKAVAMSLPRDSYVDIPGYGKHKINSAYARAMLQARKDLQKQGVTDPKELDVKANQAGAKELIETIEKLTGSTIDNYAAVNLLGFSDITKAIGGVDVCLNDNVKDQYSGADFTKGQHTISGVQALEFVRQRHGLPNGDLDRVVRQQVFMAGMARKVLSAGTLTNPGKLSDLIDAIKKSVVLNQNWDIFGFAQQMKGLTGGQLEFRTIPVKNIEYKTPEDGTAIQVDPAEVKQFVQSLAGPQPGQTAPPAQQADPANKATTVDVRNASGKTGLAASVAKTLEGKGFTSGDTANATSRKTTVIWVPKGGKDKGQAVADALGGSPTIQEDKSVQAGHVTVFLGADYEGTTSDASSGAGAGASSSAPSQAAAPPADEDKPITAEGVPCVN is encoded by the coding sequence ATGGGCCTGACCGGGTACGCGTGGGCCGCCATGCAGGGCCTGGTCAACGGGCTGAACTACGCGAACGTGATCAGCGACGGCGGCGGGGGCGACAAGCCGGCCGACGGCGCCCGCGACATCCTGCTGGTCGGCCTCGACAGCCGCACCGACGCCCAGGGCAACCCGCTGTCGCGCGAGGTGCTCGACGAGCTGCGCGCCGGCGACTCCGACGGCGAGCTCAACACCGACTCGCTGATCTTCGTGCACATCCCGAACGACGGCAGCAAGGCCGTCGCGATGTCGCTGCCGCGCGACTCCTACGTCGACATCCCCGGCTACGGCAAGCACAAGATCAACTCCGCGTACGCCCGCGCGATGCTGCAGGCCCGCAAGGACCTGCAGAAGCAGGGCGTCACCGACCCGAAGGAGCTCGACGTCAAGGCCAACCAGGCCGGGGCGAAGGAGCTCATCGAGACCATCGAGAAGCTCACCGGGTCCACCATCGACAACTACGCCGCGGTCAACCTGCTCGGCTTCAGCGACATCACGAAGGCCATCGGCGGCGTCGACGTCTGCCTCAACGACAACGTCAAGGACCAGTACTCCGGCGCCGACTTCACCAAGGGCCAGCACACGATCTCCGGTGTGCAGGCGCTCGAGTTCGTCCGGCAGCGCCACGGCCTGCCCAACGGCGACCTCGACCGGGTCGTCCGGCAGCAGGTGTTCATGGCGGGCATGGCCCGCAAGGTGCTGTCGGCGGGCACGCTGACCAATCCCGGCAAGCTCAGCGATCTGATCGACGCCATCAAGAAGTCGGTCGTGCTCAACCAGAACTGGGACATCTTCGGGTTCGCCCAGCAGATGAAGGGCCTGACCGGCGGCCAGCTCGAGTTCCGCACCATCCCGGTGAAGAACATCGAGTACAAGACCCCCGAAGACGGCACGGCCATCCAGGTCGACCCGGCCGAGGTGAAGCAGTTCGTCCAGAGCCTCGCCGGGCCGCAGCCGGGCCAGACCGCGCCGCCGGCGCAGCAGGCCGACCCGGCGAACAAGGCGACCACGGTCGACGTCCGCAACGCCTCCGGCAAGACCGGCCTGGCCGCGAGCGTCGCCAAGACCCTCGAAGGCAAGGGCTTCACCTCCGGCGACACGGCGAACGCGACCTCGCGCAAGACGACGGTCATCTGGGTGCCGAAGGGCGGCAAGGACAAGGGCCAGGCCGTCGCGGACGCGCTGGGCGGCTCGCCGACGATCCAGGAGGACAAGAGCGTCCAGGCCGGCCACGTGACGGTCTTCCTCGGCGCCGACTACGAGGGCACGACGTCGGACGCGAGCTCGGGCGCCGGGGCCGGTGCCTCGTCGAGCGCGCCGTCCCAGGCCGCCGCGCCGCCGGCCGACGAGGACAAGCCGATCACGGCCGAGGGCGTTCCCTGCGTCAACTGA
- a CDS encoding helix-turn-helix domain-containing protein, translated as MLIDGEEYQRILGDELRKLRRSRGWTRKELNQHLQSEISLQTLATYELGTRQCSVVRLVELCVAMDELPQDLLAKVHRRVFVDEPGRVRVDLRKVVADESAELLPLRRWAEDRLRQSGDHGAAEVALDLPALERMAELCELPTVELIARLRRYVSR; from the coding sequence GTGCTGATCGACGGTGAGGAGTACCAGCGGATCCTCGGGGACGAGCTCCGCAAGCTCCGGCGCAGCCGAGGGTGGACGCGCAAGGAGCTCAACCAGCACCTGCAGAGCGAGATTTCGCTGCAGACGCTGGCCACTTACGAGCTGGGCACGAGACAGTGCTCCGTCGTGCGCCTGGTCGAGCTGTGCGTCGCGATGGACGAGCTGCCCCAGGACCTGCTGGCCAAGGTGCACCGGCGGGTGTTCGTCGACGAGCCCGGCCGGGTCCGCGTCGACCTGCGCAAGGTCGTCGCCGACGAGTCCGCCGAGCTGCTCCCGCTGCGCCGCTGGGCCGAGGACCGGCTGCGGCAGTCCGGCGACCACGGCGCCGCCGAGGTGGCGCTCGACCTCCCCGCGCTGGAGCGCATGGCCGAGCTCTGCGAGCTGCCGACCGTCGAACTGATCGCCCGCCTCCGCCGCTACGTCTCCCGCTAG
- a CDS encoding flavin-containing monooxygenase: protein MGNRTETGVVIVGTGFSGLGMAIQLRKEGRDDFVILEKAHDVGGTWRDNSYPGCACDIPSHMYSFSFEQNPGWSRAYSPQPEIWRYMREVADKHDLRRFIRFGQEMTGARWDADENRWHVATRGGDEFVGNALVAGVGALHLPMVPDLPGIEKFEGPAYHSAQWRHDVDLAGKKVAVIGTGASAVQFVPKIAPEVAELTLFQRTPPWIMPKADHEMSGRTRALFKAFPPAQRAYRNLLYWLLEARAIGFNGQSWVMKLGQRLAKRNIDRAISDPALRRKVTPDYTMGCKRVLISNDYYPALARDNVDVVTDGVREVRERGVVDAAGVEHEADVIVYGTGFHVTDAFDDLEIVGRDGRNLGKEWATEGMRTHLGITVSGFPNLFFLLGPNTGLGHNSVVFMIEAQISYVAEALRLARGKAIEPKPEVQERFNTAIQRKLAKGIWTRGGCKSWYLDAKGVNRTIWPGFTWRYWLDTRKVRREDFRVG, encoded by the coding sequence ATGGGCAACCGCACGGAGACCGGGGTCGTCATCGTCGGGACCGGCTTCTCCGGTCTCGGCATGGCGATCCAGCTGCGCAAGGAGGGGCGCGACGACTTCGTCATCCTCGAAAAGGCGCACGACGTCGGCGGGACCTGGCGCGACAACAGCTACCCCGGGTGCGCCTGCGACATCCCGTCGCACATGTACTCGTTCTCCTTCGAGCAGAACCCGGGCTGGTCACGGGCCTACTCGCCGCAGCCGGAGATCTGGCGCTACATGCGCGAGGTCGCCGACAAGCACGACCTGCGTCGCTTCATCCGGTTCGGCCAGGAGATGACCGGCGCCCGCTGGGACGCAGACGAGAACCGCTGGCACGTCGCCACGAGGGGCGGCGACGAGTTCGTGGGGAACGCCCTGGTCGCCGGGGTCGGTGCGCTGCACCTGCCGATGGTCCCGGACCTGCCGGGCATCGAGAAGTTCGAGGGTCCGGCCTACCACTCCGCGCAGTGGCGCCACGACGTCGACCTCGCGGGCAAGAAGGTCGCCGTGATCGGCACCGGCGCCAGCGCGGTCCAGTTCGTGCCGAAGATCGCGCCCGAGGTAGCCGAGCTGACGCTGTTCCAGCGGACGCCGCCGTGGATCATGCCCAAGGCCGACCACGAGATGTCCGGGCGCACCCGCGCGCTGTTCAAGGCGTTCCCGCCGGCCCAGCGCGCCTACCGGAACCTGCTGTACTGGCTGCTCGAAGCGCGGGCGATCGGCTTCAACGGCCAGTCGTGGGTGATGAAGCTGGGGCAGCGGCTGGCCAAGCGCAACATCGACCGCGCGATCAGCGACCCGGCGCTGCGGCGCAAGGTCACCCCGGACTACACCATGGGCTGCAAGCGCGTGCTCATCTCCAACGACTACTACCCGGCGCTGGCGCGGGACAACGTCGACGTCGTGACCGACGGCGTCCGGGAGGTCCGCGAACGCGGCGTCGTCGACGCGGCCGGGGTCGAGCACGAAGCCGACGTCATCGTCTACGGCACCGGCTTCCACGTCACCGACGCCTTCGACGACCTGGAGATCGTCGGCCGCGACGGGCGCAACCTCGGCAAGGAGTGGGCGACCGAGGGGATGCGGACGCACCTCGGGATCACCGTCAGCGGCTTCCCGAACCTGTTCTTCCTGCTCGGGCCGAACACCGGCCTCGGGCACAACTCGGTCGTGTTCATGATCGAGGCCCAGATCTCCTACGTCGCGGAGGCGCTGCGGCTGGCCCGCGGGAAGGCCATCGAGCCGAAGCCGGAGGTGCAGGAGCGGTTCAACACCGCGATCCAGCGCAAGCTGGCGAAGGGCATCTGGACCCGCGGCGGCTGCAAGAGCTGGTACCTCGACGCCAAGGGCGTGAACCGGACGATCTGGCCCGGCTTCACCTGGCGCTACTGGCTGGACACGCGGAAGGTGCGGCGCGAGGACTTCCGGGTCGGCTGA
- a CDS encoding TetR/AcrR family transcriptional regulator: MTTAKRKRMPRAERMRQMIEVAEEVFAARGYTAASMDEIAELVGVSKPMLYEYFNSKEGLLLACIRQSRAVLREVTEQATVGATTAEDALRRGLLAFFVFIRERRQAWSLLRHEMALIGTPAADEVEETRRQQTDLIAALMSGYFDSGDELRAEAAAEFVVGACERLAIWCEKHEEVDPATATEYAMDVLWSGLQHRAR; this comes from the coding sequence ATGACGACCGCGAAGCGCAAGCGCATGCCCCGGGCCGAGCGGATGCGACAGATGATCGAGGTCGCCGAAGAGGTCTTCGCGGCCCGCGGCTACACGGCGGCGTCGATGGACGAGATCGCGGAACTGGTGGGCGTCTCCAAGCCGATGCTCTACGAGTACTTCAACTCGAAGGAAGGCCTGCTGCTGGCCTGCATCCGGCAGTCGCGGGCGGTGCTGCGCGAGGTCACCGAGCAGGCGACGGTCGGCGCGACGACGGCCGAGGACGCGCTGCGCCGCGGCCTGCTGGCGTTCTTCGTCTTCATCCGGGAGCGGCGCCAGGCGTGGTCACTGCTGCGCCACGAGATGGCACTGATCGGCACCCCGGCCGCGGACGAGGTCGAGGAGACCCGCCGCCAGCAGACCGACCTGATCGCCGCCCTGATGAGCGGCTACTTCGACAGCGGCGACGAGCTGCGGGCCGAAGCGGCCGCGGAATTCGTGGTCGGAGCGTGCGAACGGCTCGCGATCTGGTGCGAAAAGCACGAGGAAGTGGACCCCGCGACGGCCACCGAATACGCCATGGACGTGCTGTGGAGCGGCCTGCAGCACCGTGCACGGTAA
- a CDS encoding DUF3618 domain-containing protein, with translation MARDPETIEREIEQARTALAATLDQLTVKADPKKLADAAKDGVRAKLDNPKVKYPLIGGGILVLVLLVRKLLK, from the coding sequence GTGGCTCGCGACCCCGAGACGATCGAGCGTGAGATCGAGCAGGCCAGGACCGCTCTGGCGGCGACGCTCGACCAGCTCACCGTCAAGGCCGACCCCAAGAAGCTCGCCGACGCGGCCAAGGACGGCGTGCGCGCCAAGCTGGACAACCCGAAGGTGAAGTACCCGCTGATCGGTGGCGGGATCCTCGTGCTCGTCCTGCTGGTGCGCAAGCTCCTCAAGTAG
- a CDS encoding saccharopine dehydrogenase NADP-binding domain-containing protein, whose translation MTSVLVYGAYGLTGRFVVAELRERGFTPVLSGRDAAKLPGGRPAAVDDPEALDRALDGVAAVINCAGPFAATALPLAAAAIRAGVPYVDVAAEIEANLDTFALTADTVVLPAMAFFGGLADLLATAAMGGWPSADEVHVAYGLSGWHPTPGTLAAGRVSRERRGGKRVRFAGGRLEHREDALPSLEWTFPEPLGTRPVLGEFSMSDIVTIPRHLDVPSVTSYMTVDAAQGLAAAAERDAAETFVVDVRVRRGGEERRAVAHGQDIYAVSAPLAVEAVERILTGRTRVKGVASAGEIFDAPDFLRALAPHITVELS comes from the coding sequence ATGACTTCGGTACTGGTTTACGGCGCTTACGGACTCACCGGCCGCTTCGTTGTGGCCGAGCTGCGCGAACGCGGCTTCACCCCGGTCCTTTCCGGTCGCGACGCGGCGAAGCTTCCGGGCGGGCGGCCCGCCGCGGTCGACGACCCCGAGGCCCTCGACCGCGCGCTCGACGGCGTCGCGGCGGTGATCAACTGCGCCGGCCCGTTCGCCGCGACGGCGCTCCCGCTGGCCGCGGCGGCGATCCGCGCCGGCGTCCCGTACGTGGACGTCGCCGCGGAGATCGAAGCCAACCTCGACACCTTCGCGCTGACGGCGGACACCGTGGTGCTGCCCGCGATGGCGTTCTTCGGCGGCTTGGCCGACCTGCTGGCCACGGCGGCGATGGGCGGCTGGCCGTCGGCGGACGAGGTGCACGTCGCCTACGGGCTGAGCGGCTGGCACCCGACGCCGGGAACCCTCGCGGCCGGCCGGGTCTCCCGCGAACGCCGCGGCGGCAAGCGCGTCCGCTTCGCGGGCGGCCGGCTGGAGCACCGCGAGGACGCCCTGCCGTCGCTGGAGTGGACCTTCCCCGAGCCGCTGGGCACCCGGCCGGTGCTCGGCGAGTTCTCGATGTCCGACATCGTGACGATCCCGCGGCACCTGGACGTCCCGTCGGTGACGTCGTACATGACGGTGGACGCGGCCCAGGGCCTGGCCGCGGCGGCGGAGCGCGATGCGGCGGAGACGTTCGTGGTGGACGTCCGGGTGCGGCGTGGCGGCGAGGAACGCCGGGCCGTCGCGCACGGGCAGGACATCTACGCGGTCAGCGCGCCGCTCGCGGTGGAGGCGGTGGAACGGATCCTCACCGGGCGGACGCGGGTGAAGGGCGTGGCGTCGGCGGGGGAGATCTTCGACGCGCCGGACTTCCTGCGCGCGCTGGCGCCGCACATCACCGTCGAACTCAGCTGA
- a CDS encoding helix-turn-helix domain-containing protein, protein MHAVALAATDGMLSFELTIATEVFGENPRYDFAVCGGEPVRVGRFLLEPDDGLDRLARADTVLVPGWADVDAAPPAGLVEAVRAAHARGARVASLCTGAFVLAAAGLLDGLRATTHWAHTDVLAARYPRVTVDPDVLYVDNGQVLTSAGKAAAMDLCLHLVRADHGPSVANAVARRLVVPPHRAGGQAQFVAAPVPTRDDHPLSALLPWITARLDRPLTVEDLARQANMSSRHLGRHFRAATGTTPLQWLLTQRIRRAQELLENTDNGVEAIAEAVGMGTATTLRRHFNRAVGVPPDTYRRTFRG, encoded by the coding sequence ATGCACGCTGTCGCACTCGCCGCCACCGACGGGATGCTGTCATTCGAGCTGACCATCGCCACCGAGGTGTTCGGCGAGAACCCGCGGTACGACTTCGCGGTCTGCGGCGGCGAGCCCGTGCGGGTCGGCCGGTTCTTGCTGGAACCCGACGACGGCCTGGACCGGCTGGCGCGGGCGGACACGGTGCTCGTGCCGGGGTGGGCCGACGTCGACGCGGCCCCGCCCGCCGGCCTCGTCGAAGCGGTGCGCGCGGCCCACGCGCGGGGTGCGCGGGTGGCGTCGCTCTGCACCGGCGCGTTCGTGCTGGCCGCCGCCGGCCTGCTGGACGGGCTGCGCGCGACCACGCACTGGGCGCACACCGACGTCCTCGCCGCCCGCTACCCGCGGGTGACCGTGGACCCGGACGTGCTCTACGTCGACAACGGCCAGGTGCTGACCTCCGCGGGCAAGGCCGCCGCGATGGACCTCTGCCTGCACCTGGTGCGCGCCGACCACGGCCCGTCGGTCGCCAACGCGGTCGCCCGGCGCCTGGTCGTGCCGCCGCACCGCGCCGGCGGCCAGGCCCAGTTCGTCGCCGCGCCGGTCCCGACGCGGGACGACCACCCCCTCTCGGCACTGCTCCCGTGGATCACCGCCCGCCTCGACCGGCCGCTGACCGTCGAGGACCTGGCCCGCCAGGCGAACATGAGCTCCCGCCACCTCGGCCGCCACTTCCGGGCCGCGACCGGCACGACACCGTTGCAGTGGCTGCTCACCCAGCGGATCCGGCGCGCGCAGGAGCTGCTGGAGAACACCGACAACGGCGTCGAGGCCATCGCGGAGGCGGTCGGCATGGGCACCGCCACGACGTTGCGCCGCCACTTCAACCGCGCGGTCGGCGTGCCCCCGGACACCTACCGCCGCACGTTCCGCGGTTAG
- a CDS encoding NAD(P)-binding domain-containing protein gives MQSYGFVGTGELTAAIVEGLGSDAPEVFLSPRNEKIAHDLATRFPNVRVCGSNQEVLDSATAVVVAVRPQIVREVLAELAFRPEHVVVSAVAAVALDELRELAAPAGRVVRSIPLPTASRRASRTAMYPDDAVARALFESVGDVVVPADEPTLATFSAATATFAAHLDQLATIAGWMAEHGVAPEDADGYLAHVFGELGRTLAGFDGTLGELARKHETPGGINEQFRSAVRDPERVRRSLDAVLARVRGQ, from the coding sequence ATGCAGTCGTACGGGTTCGTGGGCACCGGCGAGCTCACCGCCGCCATCGTCGAAGGTCTCGGCTCGGACGCACCTGAGGTCTTCCTTTCCCCGCGCAACGAGAAGATCGCGCACGACCTCGCCACCCGCTTCCCGAACGTGCGCGTCTGCGGCAGCAACCAGGAAGTGCTCGACAGCGCCACGGCCGTCGTCGTCGCGGTGCGCCCGCAGATCGTCCGGGAAGTGCTGGCGGAGCTGGCTTTCCGGCCGGAGCACGTCGTGGTGAGCGCGGTCGCCGCCGTCGCGCTCGACGAGCTGCGCGAGCTGGCCGCCCCGGCCGGTCGGGTCGTCCGGTCCATCCCGCTGCCGACGGCGAGCCGCCGTGCCAGCCGCACCGCGATGTACCCGGACGACGCCGTCGCCCGTGCCCTGTTCGAGAGCGTCGGCGACGTCGTCGTCCCCGCGGACGAACCGACGCTGGCCACGTTCAGCGCCGCCACCGCGACCTTCGCCGCGCACCTGGACCAGCTCGCGACGATCGCGGGCTGGATGGCCGAGCACGGCGTCGCGCCCGAGGACGCCGACGGGTACCTCGCGCACGTCTTCGGCGAACTCGGCCGCACCCTGGCCGGGTTCGACGGCACCCTCGGCGAACTGGCCCGCAAGCACGAGACGCCCGGCGGGATCAACGAGCAGTTCCGGTCCGCGGTGCGGGACCCCGAGCGGGTGCGCCGGAGCCTCGACGCCGTCCTCGCCCGCGTGCGGGGTCAGTAG
- a CDS encoding aldo/keto reductase: MPLDHYVTLGRSGLRVSPFALGAMTFGEDPGGAGCSVEESEKILATYLDLGGNFVDTANFYTNGHSEKILGDFFAAHPGRREHVVLASKFFGNMFPGDPNGGGAGRASITAQLDESLRRLRTDHLDLYWLHNWDRHTPIEETMRALDDLVRAGKIRYVGFSNTPAWVTAQAQTTALLRGWTPLIALQVEYSLLARTVEGELAPFARDQGIALTPWSPLKNGFLSGKYRRGADVADSARAAYVGGPSEAEFAVIDAVAGIAGELGTTSAAVALAWLLARRGTVVPIVGARRLEHLTGNLAALEVTLSAAQLATLDEVSAPTLDYPAPMHGAQRAMLQFAGATVDGEPSTVYPPLLQSDVRY; the protein is encoded by the coding sequence GTGCCACTCGACCACTACGTCACCCTCGGCCGGTCCGGCCTCCGCGTCAGCCCGTTCGCCCTCGGCGCGATGACCTTCGGCGAAGACCCCGGCGGCGCCGGCTGCAGCGTCGAAGAGTCCGAAAAGATCCTCGCCACCTACCTCGACCTCGGCGGCAACTTCGTCGACACGGCGAACTTCTACACCAACGGCCACTCCGAGAAGATCCTCGGCGACTTCTTCGCCGCGCACCCCGGCCGCCGCGAGCACGTCGTGCTGGCGTCGAAGTTCTTCGGCAACATGTTCCCCGGCGACCCCAACGGCGGCGGCGCCGGCCGCGCGTCGATCACCGCCCAGCTCGACGAGTCGCTCCGGCGGCTGCGGACCGATCACCTCGACCTGTACTGGCTGCACAACTGGGACCGCCACACCCCGATCGAAGAGACCATGCGGGCCCTCGACGACCTGGTGCGCGCGGGCAAGATCCGGTACGTCGGCTTCTCCAACACCCCGGCGTGGGTGACCGCGCAGGCCCAGACCACGGCGCTGCTGCGGGGCTGGACGCCGCTCATCGCGCTGCAGGTCGAGTACTCGCTGCTGGCGCGGACGGTCGAAGGCGAGCTCGCGCCGTTCGCGCGCGACCAGGGCATCGCGCTGACGCCGTGGAGCCCGCTCAAGAACGGCTTCCTGTCGGGCAAGTACCGGCGCGGCGCCGACGTCGCCGACTCGGCCCGCGCGGCCTACGTCGGCGGTCCGTCCGAAGCGGAGTTCGCCGTCATCGACGCCGTCGCCGGGATCGCCGGTGAGCTCGGGACGACGTCGGCGGCGGTGGCGCTGGCGTGGCTGCTGGCCCGGCGCGGCACGGTCGTCCCGATCGTCGGCGCCCGGCGGCTGGAGCACCTCACCGGCAACCTCGCGGCCCTGGAAGTGACGCTCTCCGCGGCGCAGCTCGCGACGCTGGACGAGGTTTCGGCGCCCACTTTGGACTACCCGGCCCCGATGCACGGCGCCCAGCGGGCGATGCTGCAGTTCGCCGGCGCGACGGTCGACGGCGAACCGTCCACTGTGTACCCGCCGTTGCTGCAGAGCGACGTGCGCTACTGA
- a CDS encoding AraC family transcriptional regulator N-terminal domain-containing protein has translation MLTEIRDLVATHAREGLRTPVPGLLLSKVDTSEPHHSLAEPLFVVMAQCGKRLLLGDRVHEYRAGQYLLVSTDLPVTGHFVGATLRTPALGLGLTLRPAAIAPLLLEAPPGRSSRTLPPSPIATGDASPELLDAALRLLRLLDHPADAPVLAPLIEREILWRLLTGPHGALVRQIGLADSGLSHVSRAIRWIRANYAEPMRIEELARLSDLSASAFHRHFRAVTAMSPLQFQKRIRLQEARSLLLADAGDVAGVGHLVGYDSPSQFNREYRRLFGAPPGQDAARLREAAAPAGPQLP, from the coding sequence GTGCTCACCGAGATCCGGGACCTCGTCGCCACCCACGCCCGCGAGGGCCTGCGCACGCCGGTACCCGGCCTCCTGCTGTCCAAAGTGGACACGAGCGAGCCGCACCACTCCCTCGCCGAGCCGCTGTTCGTCGTCATGGCCCAGTGCGGCAAGCGGCTGCTGCTCGGCGACCGCGTCCACGAGTACCGCGCCGGGCAGTACCTGCTGGTCAGCACCGACCTGCCGGTCACCGGCCACTTCGTCGGCGCGACCCTGCGGACCCCGGCGCTCGGCCTCGGCCTGACCCTGCGCCCGGCGGCGATCGCCCCGCTGCTGCTGGAGGCCCCGCCCGGCCGCTCGTCCCGCACGCTGCCGCCGTCCCCGATCGCGACCGGCGACGCGAGTCCCGAGCTGCTCGACGCGGCGCTGAGGCTGCTGCGGCTGCTCGACCACCCGGCCGACGCGCCGGTGCTCGCCCCGCTGATCGAGCGCGAGATCCTCTGGCGCCTCCTGACCGGCCCGCACGGTGCGCTGGTGCGCCAGATCGGCCTGGCCGACAGCGGCCTGTCCCACGTCAGCCGGGCGATCCGGTGGATCAGGGCCAACTACGCCGAGCCGATGCGGATCGAGGAGCTCGCCCGCCTGAGCGACCTGAGCGCATCGGCGTTCCACCGCCACTTCCGCGCGGTCACGGCGATGAGCCCGCTGCAGTTCCAGAAGCGCATCCGCCTCCAGGAGGCCCGTTCCCTGCTGCTGGCGGACGCGGGCGACGTCGCGGGCGTGGGCCACCTCGTCGGCTACGACAGCCCGTCCCAGTTCAACCGCGAGTACCGCCGCCTGTTCGGCGCCCCACCGGGCCAGGACGCGGCCCGGCTCCGGGAGGCCGCCGCCCCCGCGGGACCCCAGCTGCCCTGA
- the bcp gene encoding thioredoxin-dependent thiol peroxidase, with product MTERLSPGDEAPDFTLPDSEGKDVSLRDFRGQSVVVYFYPAASTPGCTKQACDFRDNLAELNDAGYRVIGISPDTQAKLAKFAENEKLTFPILGDPEKSVIEAWAAYGEKKNYGKTYLGVIRSTFVVDPEGKIAHAWYNVRAAGHVAKLIRDLGLAA from the coding sequence ATGACCGAGCGTCTTTCCCCGGGTGACGAAGCCCCGGACTTCACCCTGCCCGACAGCGAGGGCAAGGACGTTTCCCTGCGCGACTTCCGCGGCCAGTCCGTGGTCGTCTACTTCTACCCGGCGGCGAGCACCCCGGGCTGCACGAAGCAGGCCTGCGACTTCCGCGACAACCTGGCCGAGCTGAACGACGCCGGCTACCGCGTGATCGGCATTTCCCCGGACACGCAGGCGAAGCTGGCGAAGTTCGCGGAGAACGAGAAGCTGACGTTCCCGATCCTGGGCGACCCGGAGAAGTCGGTCATCGAGGCGTGGGCCGCGTACGGCGAGAAGAAGAACTACGGGAAGACGTACCTGGGCGTGATCCGGTCGACGTTCGTGGTCGACCCGGAGGGCAAGATCGCGCACGCCTGGTACAACGTCCGCGCGGCGGGCCACGTGGCGAAGCTGATCCGCGACCTCGGCCTCGCTGCCTGA